CTTTTTCTTTGTAGTGAACTTtgctttattattattaatgaacTTTGCttgtatattaaaaattaaatatttatggCCCATGTTGACTTTTTATATATAAGGCTTTCAAAATTATCAGGCTGACACTATATTTCGTGAAATACATCACAGTAAAAATATTATACAACAACAATGAAATACATCTAGAATATCTCGTTGAGATGAGATAGGGAAATATAAATGTTGTGTAAAGCAATGTTTGACCTCATGTGTATGAACAAATAGACCCCATAAAGAAGATATACAAAGAGATCAATGACCAAATGTGTTTGATAAATGTGTATGaacaaaaatgtattttttttaccaTCAAAGGGTTTCTAACCTAGTAGTATCAGTATCAGGTGGAGCCTCATTTTTTAAAGTTGATGGTTCAAGTTCTgtcataaacatatatataattagatGTTAACTTAGAACCAGATTAGATTTGacgttcaaaaaaataaaataaaataaaaatgtttttacCAAATATAGAAAAGTTTCCATAACAACGCTCTTTTGCTTGGTTAGTTGTTGCCGTTAATTTAAATATACAGTGACGGACCTATGTAGGGCCTTTGGGGTCCCGGGTCACTGCTCAATTTCCGGCACacagtgtaattttttttttttttttttttggttttttctgtTAGGTGCACCCGCTTAAAGTACGAGGGACACCCCTACTAAAACAGTCTGCGTCCGCCACTGAATATATATTATTGTATAGGTAACTAGTTTCTTATTTTATATTGTTCTTTGATTTGATTACAAACTTATTTATAAGCTCAATAAAAAGTTGACTGATTATGTTTTTATATAGAGTTTGACCTTGATATATATAACACATGAAGTTTGTATGTCAGTATGTGTAATGAATTTACATATCCGATGAGTTAAATACAATCAATTATCAATACTACAGAGATTGAAACAGACGTGATACGTGAAGAAAATTAAACCGAATGGGCCGGGTATCATCTTTTTTATGTGTTCTCGCTAAAAAAACGATATGTATAACTCAAATAatactaaaaatatttttttttaacgaaAAATCGGTTATTGATATTTGATGCATTATAAAAGAGGTTGGTTTCTTTTTCTTATCCCTAACCCAATTCATATGAGCCAATGGAAAAGAAAAGGTATATCTCATCTTCACAAAGGTTATCTTGTTACCATAATTACAACCCGAAGATCTAAATGCAAAATTAAttcagtttttatgtttaaaatttcAGATGTGCAGTTGTTACCGGAGGAAACAAAGGAATTGGATTCGAAATATGTCGTCAGCTTGCTGTAAATGGAATTGAAGTTATATTAACAGAATAACAGCTAGGAACGAGAGTCGAGGGATAGAAGCTGTCAAGAAACTCCATGATTCTGGCCTTCCAAATATCGTTTTCCATCAACTTGATATCAATGATCCACGAAGCATCGAACGTTTAACTAAAATCATTGAAACCAATTTCAAAAAACTTGATATCTTGGTAAGGAAAATATCATACTTGTCTCACCTTGTTTAAAATATAAGGCTGTTCAAGAAAATCGTACAACTTCAGTGTGATTCTGCTTAAATTATTGATTTTTGCAGTTCAAGAAAATCTAAACTTCATGTTCCAGATCAATAATGCAGCATTAATTGGAATTATTATGCATGAAAAAGAATTCAAAACCGGTGCTGGATTTGTAAGTAATTTTCTATGCATGCATGCAAGTCCTTCTTCATATATGGCAAGCATTCGgctcattagagaaatgattaaaATACATGTATCAACTACCTAAAAGTAAAATTTCAAAGctaaaaattatgaacaatattATATGTATTCTTTGATTAGGTGCAAGTGCTCGATGAGAATGCGCATCTTCTTGCGGAAGTCATTGAGGAACCATATGAACTAGGTGAAGAGTGTTTGCAAACAAATTACTTTGCAACTAAAAGTGTAACGGAAGCACTTATACCACTTCTGCAGCTCTCCAATTCACCAAGAATCGTCAATGTTACCTCCAGTTACGGAGAGCTAAGAGTAAGTAATAAGTAATCGCGTTAAAAACAAattgaaaatagaaaaaaaaaaaaaaaaaagtttaacttTAATCTTCCTGTTTTTCAGTATCTTCACAATGAGAAGTTGAAAGAAGAGCTACGAGATATGAAAAATGTAAGTGAAGAGAGGATTGAAGAGATTATCCGGTGGTTTTTGAGGGACTTTAAGGCCTCTAATTAAGTTGCAGGAGAATGGGTGGCCTTTAACAGTTTCTGCTTATAAAGTCTCGAAAGTAGTGGTTAATGCTTACACACGGGTTTTGGCGAAAAAATTTcctaattttattattaattgtGTGCATCCTGGTTATGTTGAAACAGATATGACAATTCATACAGGATTCCTCAAGGTAGAAGAGGGTGCTAGAGCTCCTGTAATGGTTGCTTTGTTGCCGGACGATGGCCCTTCCGGTGTTTATTTCCAACAAATGGAAATAGCCCCGTTCTAATCTATAAATTGGGCAAtgtactaataataataataataataataataataataatattatgaaTATAAATGTGCTTTTGTTACTCTGTCATAATAAGATATATTTTTTAGAAACGGCAAACGAATTACTCGTAATATTTCAACGAACTCCTGGGAATAAATTTTTGTACAAACAGAAGTACATAAACTATTAACACTTGttccacttttttttttttaaatagcaaATCTAATTTATTCCTACCTAAAGTACACCTTAATTTCACTTATATCCacaacgggacttgaaccctcaacctcaaagGAGAGAGGCCGGACAACATCGGATACCGCTGGACTAGAAACTCCTTGCTAACACTTGTTCCACTGTTGTGAAAAAATGTAATTCAATCAATTTCACCATACGTTTGATGTTTCTTAATATGAACTAGGAAAGAGTCCATGCTTTGCATGGGTTGGAAATAATTTAAAGtttcttaaaaagaaaaaaaaaattggtcgGAAATAATTTAGAGCTTAAAAAAAATTGGCCCAAAACTGACAGTTTCCAAAAACATGTAACAAAGAAATGCAAGAGTGTACAGTAGGGTCGACTACCCATTGACCAAGGAAGAGCAAGTATCGAAATAGAACAATGTTGGAAAATGTAGGGAAATAAAACAATCTTGGAAAGGAAATGGGCCAAATTGACAATTGAACATATTTGTGTGGGTGTAGATTGTAGTGGTAAAAATTGAAGGGATGAAAAATGTAAAACCCCAAAATAGTGGTGGCAGAATTCTAAAGTCCTAAACTTTAACAATGTTGGAAAAAAAAAGGGGCCAAATTGACAATTTAACATATTTGTGTGGGTAGAGATTGTAGTGGTAAAAGTTGAAGGGATGAAAACTATAAAACCCCCAAAGAGTGGTGGCATAattcaaatcattaagctaatagtacaagtagtcatcattaaaataatattaaaatttaatttgtgttttgaatccttatatttctcaacaaattctatctTCTTCCCTAaatttcggataattcaaaatttgaaaccatcagaaaatacatgttgattcaaatatccctTCTGCAGATGGCTCTTTCTTAACTggtttttattttaattcttacttgtaattgatttcatcatttttaactttttgtatttttatcttataaatatattgggtgaaggctttattatatcaggtttgttcctaaaaaggtttttactatgtttctttaatgtgttggctttgcaggttcaaagaactcaaccaagagggtcagttagagcattgtattatcattagtttgtatattttggcctcttacttttgcaataaagaacggttaaacacaagatttgacatgattaaggtagtttgtatatttttcatctagtttagtctaaaaatgaaacatttttcatcattggtccttataaacacaagatttgacatggacttattataagttcatcacatggacttcctgattacggtgattattgtccttattataagttctatatagattttgttcaatattttaaggtttcgagaacctaaatcaatatgaatccttgaattacataccatcgttgaaaatgttttaatttgtgaccaaacttggattaaaatcacaatgaacaagttgacatctgagtattttggccttctcaaaggcctatttatcgacttttgaatcacaacacttgatattctaaaggtttatttttataaactattacttatatattttagcattttacttagtaggacattaaattaataaaggaattaaggaaaacgaaaaaaaaaaaaaaaagaggacgataaacagtacaagtggtttgggtatgtataaatggaagtaataaccatttagggggtgtttggcaaaaaagcttattgcttattagtttattagcttacaagttaataagtaagtgtagggtaacttatgaaaaaaaatgacgtattagaggttccccaccggaataagttattttaatccaaacatttttttaacttatagtgatgtggaacctaataagttgttttaaaaaaacttagccaaacacccccttaatatggtatggtaatgctcttcaaaatagatgtcatttaatattcatttctcgaagtgaacgcaaaatggttttaactctaaagagatcaaattattcgccgtccgccgctttgcgcgagtagacggctagtatatatatatatatatatatatatatatatatatatatatatatatatatatatatatatatatattccatcaAGATGCTAACTTTAGATTAAATGCTCAAACAAATACCAAATTTTAttgttaatattatatttttaataaataaaaaaacttctACCCATCTCCATTGTCTACCCACACTTTCATCATTGTTTCACATATTCTGATAGCCAAAGGTttattcattttttatattttattagttgTGAGCAGGGGcgtaaattaaaatatatatgcAAGTTTTATTTTGTGCAAAACTATGACATATTAAAATTGTAAACATGAAAACTAATATAAATACTGTTACATCGTTTTTCAAAGTGGAATGTGACGATCTTTTGCATTTTTAAAGTCTTGTACAATTGTGTCTAAACTAATCTTTTCAGCAAGTTCTCGTTCGAAATGCAAAACCAATGAGTCATTCAAAAACTCGTCTTCCATTTTATTCCGTAACCTTGTTTTAATGAGGTTCATTGCCGAAAATGACCTCTCCGTTGTAGCAGTAGAAACTGGAAGAGTAAGTATGAGACTCGCTACTCGATAAATAAGATGAAAGTTCGCCACTCTTTTTGTCTTTATCAACCATTGACACAATTCTGATATAGATGTCAATAGTTTATAATCTACATGTTGAACGACATCAATCTCATAATGTTGAAGTTGTATCTTCAAAACTACTTTCTCTTGTTCATTGAAATCTTCGGGATAAAACTTCTCTACTAACTTAATCACATCACCACTTCGAAAAGGCTCAACGACACTTTTAGGATCTAAAGTTGTTGAAAGTCGAAGCAACTCCGTTGATCTATCATTGAATCAATGATTTAGTTCCATTAATTGACAATTAATTGCCTCATAAAATATATCCACCCGGTAATGGTGCTCAAGTGTATGATCACTATGCTCGTTACGTGCTCGAGCCCCTCTACTAAAGTATGGAGAAGACATATCAGGGATATCAATGTTGCGTTCCTGACATAACAAGAGACAGTAAACCATCCCATCTTTCATCTTTCATTTTTTGCAATAACAATTTGGTGGATGCAACTAGCCTCAATGCATTACAAATATCTTGAGATTGTCTTTGTAAAGCTTGACAAAGTAAATCGGTAATCTCCATTATTTCTTTCTCGAGATGAAGAACAAAAATGAACTCAAATGTAGTAATAGCCTCATATGCAGAATCTGCGTCGCCTTTGATTGGACCGATGCCATCTTTAATAATTTTAAGTAAAACCTCACAAGTTGGACTAAACATTTTAATTAAGCTCGAAACTGATTTGAGGTGAGAACTCCATCTAGTATCGCCAGCTCGTTGTAATGTACCAATTTGATTAAGACCTCTACCTGTCTCTAACTCATCAATAGAAATCTTATATGCAATTTCCTCAGCTTGTGTATCTCTAAGTTGGTCGGTACGTTTGGAGGAAGCACCAACAACATTTATAACAAAAGATAATCGAGTAAAAAACTTATGTAATGCAACAACTCCTTGGGAAGCAGCCATTAATGTTAATTGTAATCGATGTGCAAAACAATGAACATAATATGCATATGGACAATCATTTGAAATCAATGCTTGCAAACCCTTGAAATGACCTCGCATATTACTTGCACCATCATAGCCTTGACCAcgaatttgttggattagtgtctaagtccataactattttggtatgtacttgacccgatggtgcatggtccttttgggttgccttcaccaaagcaacttgataggatgaattatggagagaaacgattaaatatgatttattaatatattatgagaataatatattaaaggagaaatcatattgtttaattaatattagtcaagaattaataagaattaagtttgtgactaaaagagattaattaaacttaagggactagaattgtaattataagataattgcaattgggccatggattgccttatattataaggttggacgaattctatggggaaacccattagaaatcgtccaaggcctttaaggaaaggagtccatgggttgcttagggcttaagcatccaaattagggtttccttgttagataaccctaatagcctcactatttaaagaccccttatgccccaaaaaggtggacaagcttccttctagggtttccacatgttttgggcagcctccttctcttctcctcttcatcctcttgctcttggtgtttgtgaaccattagaggagtgacatttgtgactctaagctttctaaagtcaatacaagaaggatttgggattgttattgctatataacaatcaaggtaatatcttaaaaccattcttatgttaatatgattacttgtatgctagaattagggtttacagtcttggataacttgcatgtacaataaagaaacctagatccaagcattagggtttgtatgagtacataggatgttcttatgactaaaatcCATCAGAATTGACTTAAGATCAAGATTGTTATGTGACAATACAGAATAAATTGCATTCTTAAGAGTTTGTGATGTAGTGTCAGGTACATGAACAAGCCCAAAGAAACGCTCCATAATGAAGCCATCTTTATTTAAGAATCTCAAAACAGTTGACATTTGTTCTTTATTAGACTGATCACATGCTTCATCAACAACTAAACAAAATTTTCCTCCATTAATCTCCTCACAAATCATCCTCCTCACCCTAGTTGAGATAAGGTTTAAAATCTTTTTTTGAATTGATGGTGATGTATATAATGCATGTTTAGGAGCAGTACGGAACAATTCTTCCATCTCTATATTAAAAACGCCAAGTGCCTTCAATATTtcatgaaaatttcttttttttatgGAATCTAATCCTTCATCGTGACCTATATATGCAATTCCTTGAAATGCACATAAACGAACTGTATAAATAGTAGCCTTCAATCTTAATCTATTATTTTTACGCTCCTCTTCTGTAAATGCCTCAAACACATTTCGTATATTTTGCGCCTCATTTAACAAATCATCACATGATTTTTGTGCAACATTGTGAAAAGATGTACACTCAGTCCCTATGTGATTCAAAAAGGAGCAATTTTTTCCACCAACTTTCTTCCAGTTATGAAATCCATCTATAGTAAATGCTCGTTGGCCGTAGTGTCCCATTCCAGAAGGCTTGTTGAATagaaaacatggaaaacaaaacgCAGCATCTACGCTCTTtgaatatttaagccaaggataTAACTTAAATCAAGAAGCTTGAAAACTACGTTTATGGGTTTCTGGTCCAGATTTTGGATGTACAGAAAGTGTTTGTTGAAAGGGACCATGATTAATATATGCTCGTATAATAGTATCTTGTTGATTAATTGGATAATCATAAATTTGCTTACGCAAACCAGGATCTCGTTCTAGTGTACTAAGATCAATTTCATTATTTTCAAGATGAGGTTTTTTGAAACGGTTTTCAGTAATAGGAACATCAGGTGTGGGGGTATCTTCATCCAAAACAATCTTTGGTGGGTTTTCGTAATCTTGAGTAGAACCTGActgttttcttttgaaaaatccaTCAATAGTATATTGTTTTTTCATGTTCATATAAACTACACAATCTAATTTACAAACAATTAACAAATAGCAATAAACAAataaagtttttttaaaaaaaaaataatataaaatacatataattttaattagtTAAATATCATAACAAGTGACAAATATACATACAaaaatatatgatatatataCATGTCATCAATTCCACAAAATTTAtatgttaataaatcaattataaaatattatatatatatatatatatatatatatatatatatatatattatcgttCCTATGCAAATAAATCAACCCATTTAAAGTGAATAACATACTAATAAATTCTAAGTgcaaaatatatatttctttaaTTCAACAAATATTATATGTCATTATGTCATAGACTTATAGAGCTTGTGTGTATGAAGAGTATCAATTTCTACTTTATTGACTAAGTGAGTGTGAAAGAAAATGCATTAAATAGAAATATAAATAACAAGAGAGAGAAGCCATATACCTTAAGAAATAAGAACGGAGATGAAGAACAGGCGAAGAAAACCTTAGGGGAGGCTGCATCGGCTGAACACTCAAGCACACGGTGGTCAGCGAAGGTCAACAATCCGACGACCGGAAAAGTGAACAAGACAACAGTCTTAACCGGTGGCGTTCTTCTGGTGAGTTTTGAGAAGTAATTTCCTGACGGCCGGATTAGATTTTGGATTTTAGGTTTACAATTATCAGTTTTCTTAAATTCAAATTTGGGTTAAATTCTTGTAAATTTGACAAGATTTTGGGGTTTTTATAGATTTTAATAGATATTTAGTTTTGATTTTCTTATTGATCTTCCTCAAATTTTGATTCCGGTTATTCCTATCTTAGATTTGCATATTTTAAGATGTTATATATATGTCATGATGTGGAAACGAGGGGGCAAAGATATGATTCCAGTTAAATTTTCAATTGGGTAATATAGATATAGGTATTAAAAGACCCAAAAGCGGGGAGGTCATGGCCCCCTCCAGCCCCTATGAGGGTCCGCCACTGGTTGTGAGACATATTTATAAcatgtgttaattaaaaaaaagttaaatataaaggtcaaaatatttgagaactttgaatttataagaaattaagaaaaataatgaattattataatagaaatattttttatcttttaaatttaaacaaataatttaaaattattaaaataaattaataagctttaattttaggaattttgaaattaaaagataagtatattaatgaaattgatatccatttattactacatttattacaGTTATCACatttgaaatttaataaaatagaaaaattcataaaatgacatgtgcaaaaagaattaattcaaaataatcacaaaataatatttgtcaaattgaatgagagtgtgacaaaaaaaaacattcatttattaaagaTGATTTGTCATATGTCATCTAAGTATTACCTCATTTTCTTACCACTCTCTCGTTACTTTTCAACACTTACTTTTCAACACTTAGAAAATACTCATATTTCATTTTACCttactttttattatttttaaatatattttatactaATATTATATTGAATTAAAACCGTAAATTTTAatatagttttaaattttttttaatatatatatatatatatatatatatatatatatatatatatatatatatactaaaaaattttaaaactatattAAAATTTACGGTTTTAATTCAATATAATATTTtagtataaaatatatttaaaaataataaaaagtaaggtaaaatgatatatatatatatatatatatatatatatatatatatatatatatatatatatatatataactagaaaagggaaaaaaaataacattttctaGCCGTGGCCAATCATAAAAGGAGAGAGAGTGCGGGGAGGCAACCCCACACGAGGAAACTTCTCAAATGAATCGTACCCAAGGTGTGAATGTGATGTTCCTATCCATTCTTCTGTATGACAAATGGATTATAAAATATTGCGAAGAAAAATATaaaggaaaatgttttgtgtgactCACATGTTTCGGATAATTATGTTATGTTCATGGGAAAATTTATCATTGGCTTAAAATAAGGCTTACCATTACGTTAAGATTCCATgtgtcatattttaacataattaaTATAGAATATTATAGAATATTATTCATAAAAATATGTAATATTCTACTACAATATTACATGTGTAATATCATGTTTAATATTTTAGTTACATATTACACATATGTAATATCATGTGTTATATCATAGAACACTATTACAAATGAAATCTTTTGATGAATAATATTGTATACACATAATGTTAGAATATTACACATTAATTGTgatttacttatttttatgttttaaaggaAAATTGGAAATAAAGTGTAACGAAAAATgtaacaattttatttttttttcattttatttcatttttaaaaaaattatttcaacttttttttaatGGTTTGGCATCTGAAATGCGTTGTTAGAAATGTGTCCCTATGATCATCCTATGAGTATTTAGGATTATAACATTCGGATCTCAAGGTACTTTATATTTTGCAAATTTGGCATTTTATGGATCGCTAAGCCGTAGTGGGGAGGCACGACTATATGGCAAGTCAAGATTAGATGCATGTTTCGTTTAATCCACCACGGCGTGGCAGCTGGAAATTCAGAAACCCTGTTTTCTGGGTTTTGCTCtctatttaaaggaatgaggaggctagggtttgctcatCATCAGACCTGTGAAAACCtaaatctctctctttctctctctctctctctctctctctctctctctcacacacacacacatactttgTGCCTTTGTTGGTGTTCTTGAAGCCTTAGTGTAGCTTCCCGaaaattcaacaaatttaaacttttcaaaacaactcttTTACTAATAGAAgtgttacaaaaccattgttttcaaaacattatttaaaatcagggTCTCGTAAGATCCAATCAGTTGtgaaaccaaggatgtgtatggtcacgccttcgtcttgccacggtcctctaaagtacctgaaacaattaactaaaaattgtaagcacaaagcttattgagtttccccaaagtaccaccacataaacataataacaaacagcatgcatacagagccttcagcatgactggaacaCTGCACCCGCCTACAGACTATCTGGAATGCTCacagagccttcagcatgactggaacgCCTCACTGGCCTACAGACTATCTGGATCGCTCACAAAACCTTCAATATGACTGGAacgccacaccgggccttcaacctatct
The genomic region above belongs to Lactuca sativa cultivar Salinas chromosome 4, Lsat_Salinas_v11, whole genome shotgun sequence and contains:
- the LOC111876821 gene encoding uncharacterized protein LOC111876821 — translated: MAASQGVVALHKFFTRLSFVINVVGASSKRTDQLRDTQAEEIAYKISIDELETGRGLNQIGTLQRAGDTRWSSHLKSVSSLIKMFSPTCEVLLKIIKDGIGPIKGDADSAYEAITTFEFIFVLHLEKEIMEITDLLCQALQRQSQDICNALRLVASTKLLLQKMKDERWDGLLSTELLRLSTTLDPKSVVEPFRSGDVIKLVEKFYPEDFNEQEKVVLKIQLQHYEIDVVQHVDYKLLTSISELCQWLIKTKRVANFHLIYRVASLILTLPVSTATTERSFSAMNLIKTRLRNKMEDEFLNDSLVLHFERELAEKISLDTIVQDFKNAKDRHIPL